In Bradyrhizobium sp. 200, the sequence ACGTTTCCGGAGGAACCAACCGGAGAATCATCACTATGTCGCTACCCGATTTTTCTATGCGTCAGTTGCTTGAAGCTGGCGTGCACTTTGGCCACCAATCGCACCGCTGGAATCCGAAGATGGCGGATTACATCTTCGGTGCCCGCAACAACATCCACATCATCGACCTCGCCCAGACCGTGCCGATGCTGCACACCGCGCTGAAAGCGGTCAGCGACACCGTCGCCAAGGGCGGCCGCATCCTGTTCGTCGGCACCAAGCGCCAGGCGCAGGACGGCGTTGCCGAAGCGGCCAAGCGCTCGGCGCAGTATTTCGTCAATTCGCGCTGGCTCGGCGGTACGCTGACCAACTGGAAGACGATCTCGGGCTCGATCAAGCGCCTGCGTCATCTCGATGAGGTGCTGTCGTCCGGCGAGGCCAACTCCTACACCAAGAAGGAGCGGCTGACGCTGCAGCGCGAGCGCGACAAGCTCGACCGTTCGCTCGGCGGCATCAAGGACATGGGCGGGCTTCCCGACATGATCTTCGTGATCGACACCAACAAGGAAGACATCGCGATCCAGGAAGCGCAGCGGCTCAACATTCCCGTCGCCGCGATCGTCGACACCAATTCCGACCCCAAGGGCATCACCTTCGTGGTGCCGGGCAATGACGACGCCG encodes:
- a CDS encoding 30S ribosomal protein S2 — translated: MSLPDFSMRQLLEAGVHFGHQSHRWNPKMADYIFGARNNIHIIDLAQTVPMLHTALKAVSDTVAKGGRILFVGTKRQAQDGVAEAAKRSAQYFVNSRWLGGTLTNWKTISGSIKRLRHLDEVLSSGEANSYTKKERLTLQRERDKLDRSLGGIKDMGGLPDMIFVIDTNKEDIAIQEAQRLNIPVAAIVDTNSDPKGITFVVPGNDDAGRAISLYCDLVARAAIDGISRAQGDHGIDIGASVQPAREEIPAAPQPTGFQGLAGPRGTADNLKKLTGVSGAIEKKLNDLGIFHYWQLAELDHDTAHKIGEEVGLPSRADAWVAQAKTLTAEAE